Genomic DNA from Nitrospirota bacterium:
CAAAGAAAATAGTCATCTTGACCTTACCCTTCTCATGGGTACTTTTCTTATCATGAATAATATTATATGTTTCTGATGCCCCATCTAACTTTAATCCTTTATCATCCGCTGCAAAGACTCCGGCGCTTATAAATATCAGGACAAGAATCAGAGTAAACTTTTTTAACATAACCTTCTCCTTCCGGATTTAAAATGATCATAGCCATACGGTTCAATTATAGATTCCTTATTATCTTCATTGATTAATCTTAACCCTTCCTCAGCATGCGTTATTTGTCCTATCATCGTACACTTGACATCCTGCCTCCTGCACAGTGATTCAAATTTAGTGCGGTCATCCGATCTGACAGTAAACAACAATTCGTAATCTTCCCCTCCATATAATGCATAAAACAAAGGTTTACTGGCAAGAAATTTACTGATATTACCTGGCACAGCGGGAAGAGGAAGGAGATTGCAGAATATCCTCGCCCCAACCTTGCTTCTATCACATATATGAGCAAGGTCAGCAAGAAGTCCATCGCTTATATCAATCGCCGCAGTAGATGATTTGCTTTTACTGATCACAAGACCGGCAGACACCCTTGGTACCGGACGCAGATGAGAATTAATAAATGTTTTAGCTCCGGGTTTGACAGGTTTCTGAACAGAATTAAACGCTCTCCCTGACTGCCCCCCTACCCTGGATTTCAAAATTGACAAACCCATCGCAGACATACCGGGAAAACCTGTAACATAAATCAAATCACCAATGCGCGCACCTGATCTAAGAAGGGCCTTTCCGCCTGATACCTCTCCCACTATTGTTGTATCTACAACGACTCCCTGCATTGATCTCGACAAGTTTCCGCCTATAATCGACACATTGTATATATTCGAAATTTCGGCAACACCGTCAAGCAGCCTGTCAATGTTCTTTACCGGCACTTTATCCGGCATGGCCATTGAAAGCAGCAGATATTTTGGGACACCTCCCATGGCAGCGATATCACTTATTGATACAGCAACAGCCTTCCATCCTATATCAAAAAAGGAGTAATACTTCATTGAAAAATGAATACCTTCCCTGATAGTGTCTGTGGAAAGAAGAAGATCCCTTCCGGACGGATCAATGATTGCAGCATCATCACCTATCCCAAGGACTATTGAAGGGTCATTAGCGGGAATCTTTCTTTTAATACGTTGAATTAGCCCGGCTTCACCAAGTTGTTCTATATCCATTATACATTTAGCGCTTGATTTATACTAAGGTTGTCACCGCTTAGATACTCTCCCGGACGATTTTTTTACAGGTTTTTTCAGCACTTTTTTTACTGTCTTCGAAACCGCAGCTTTTGCAGCAACAGCAGCATGCTTCTTCACCTTCTTATGTGCTGTCTTGGTCTTGAATCCCTTCAAGGCAACCGGCAGGACATCATCCATTTTGTCAACCAAATGAAACAGCATGTCTCTCCGTATATTTTTGGCTATTTCATCGAGATCTTTCTCATTCTTCTTTGGTAAAATAACCTCTCTTATGCCGGCCCTCTTTGCCGCAAGTATCTTCTCTTTCAAACCGCCTATGGGCAATACCCTGCCCTGCAGGGTCACCTCTCCTGTCATTGCCATCTTATGATTAACAGGCTTATTCATAAAGATAGAGGCTATGGCCGTTGCCATTGTAATACCAGCAGAAGGACCATCCTTTGGGATAGCCCCGGCAGGCACATGGATATGGATATCATGCCTGTTAAACATATCTACATTGATTCCAAGATGCTGCGACCTTGAGCGGATATAGCTGAGTGCAGCCTGGGCTGACTCCTTCATCACATCTCCCAGTTGACCTGTAAGCGTAAGTGTCCCCTTCCCCTTCATTATGGTAGCTTCTATATAGATAATATCGCCACCGGACTCAGTCCATGCAAGACCTGTGGAAACACCGACGGTATCATGTTCCTGTTCCGTTTCGGGCAGGAACCTCGGGGCGCCAAGATACTTATGAAGATTATTCGGGTTGATCCTGTATGTCTT
This window encodes:
- the thiL gene encoding thiamine-phosphate kinase — translated: MDIEQLGEAGLIQRIKRKIPANDPSIVLGIGDDAAIIDPSGRDLLLSTDTIREGIHFSMKYYSFFDIGWKAVAVSISDIAAMGGVPKYLLLSMAMPDKVPVKNIDRLLDGVAEISNIYNVSIIGGNLSRSMQGVVVDTTIVGEVSGGKALLRSGARIGDLIYVTGFPGMSAMGLSILKSRVGGQSGRAFNSVQKPVKPGAKTFINSHLRPVPRVSAGLVISKSKSSTAAIDISDGLLADLAHICDRSKVGARIFCNLLPLPAVPGNISKFLASKPLFYALYGGEDYELLFTVRSDDRTKFESLCRRQDVKCTMIGQITHAEEGLRLINEDNKESIIEPYGYDHFKSGRRRLC